A DNA window from Capnocytophaga sp. ARDL2 contains the following coding sequences:
- a CDS encoding non-canonical purine NTP diphosphatase translates to MKILFASNNQNKANEIRKQLPSHIKIVTLQDIGCTEDIPETGTTLEENAQIKADYVTQNYQLPCFADDTGLEIDALNGEPGVYSARYAGEDKNADKNMDLVLKRLGDSTERSAQFKTVIALNINGDKHLITGVVKGEILTEKIGTEGFGYDPIFKPEGSNLSFAEMSMDEKNQWSHRGKAVAQLIQFLERISSEVK, encoded by the coding sequence ATGAAAATATTATTTGCATCAAATAATCAAAATAAGGCAAACGAAATCAGAAAACAATTGCCTTCTCACATTAAAATTGTAACTTTACAGGACATTGGATGTACTGAAGACATCCCAGAAACAGGAACTACACTGGAAGAAAATGCTCAGATAAAAGCTGATTATGTTACACAAAATTATCAACTGCCTTGTTTTGCTGATGATACTGGTTTAGAAATTGACGCTTTGAATGGTGAACCAGGAGTGTATTCAGCTCGTTATGCAGGCGAAGACAAAAATGCCGACAAAAATATGGATTTGGTCTTGAAAAGATTAGGTGATTCTACTGAGCGTTCGGCTCAATTCAAAACTGTAATTGCACTAAATATCAATGGAGATAAACATTTGATAACAGGTGTGGTAAAAGGTGAAATTCTTACAGAAAAAATAGGAACAGAAGGTTTTGGTTACGACCCTATTTTCAAACCAGAAGGGAGTAATTTGTCATTTGCCGAAATGTCTATGGATGAAAAAAATCAGTGGAGTCACCGAGGAAAAGCCGTTGCTCAATTGATACAATTTTTAGAGAGAATTTCTTCTGAGGTAAAATAG